One window from the genome of Elaeis guineensis isolate ETL-2024a chromosome 5, EG11, whole genome shotgun sequence encodes:
- the LOC105033343 gene encoding cytochrome P450 CYP94D108 translates to MEISSVLVFFFLIPLFIFLFYYQKPAKKPTPGELQGYPLLGILPQLLKNRHRLLEWTTEALIKNPSHTIVFQSLGQDSGIQTANPLNIEHMLKTNFKNYPKGERTIKMLEDFFGHGIFNSDGEHWNLQRKAASFEFNTRSLRNFVVDTVQQEVAQRLLPLLKKASKKEETIDFQDVLERFAFDNICKVAFNEDPACLTEEGFGNTISSRFMKAFGEAQNIITERFLDALKISWRIKRLLNIGSERRLKESISIVNNYAINIIRSRKERTLDHLSDLLSRFASNKDNTEEYLRDVVVSFLTAGRETTSSALTWFFWLLSARPDVEKKILDEVRSIRALKQKTSETFSFDELREMHYLHAAISESMRLYPPVPLDTQTCKEDDTMPDGTLVHKGWFVTYNAYALGRLEDIWGKDCNDYKPERWLENGVFQPENPFKYPVFHAGPRMCLGKEMAYIQMKSIAACALENFEFNVVGRDKTPEYLPSLTLRMKGGLPIQVRERVDVIN, encoded by the coding sequence ATGGAGATTTCATCTGTactagtcttcttcttcctcattcCCCTCTTCATCTTCCTTTTCTACTACCAAAAACCAGCAAAGAAACCAACCCCTGGAGAACTCCAAGGCTACCCACTACTTGGGATCCTCCCCCAGTTGCTTAAAAACCGTCACCGACTCCTTGAATGGACAACTGAAGCCCTCATCAAGAACCCATCGCATACAATAGTATTCCAGAGCCTCGGGCAGGACAGTGGAATCCAAACTGCAAATCCCTTGAACATCGAACACATGCTCAAAACCAACTTCAAGAACTACCCAAAAGGCGAGAGAACAATCAAAATGCTAGAGGATTTCTTCGGCCATGggatcttcaattctgatggtgAGCACTGGAATTTGCAACGGAAGGCAGCCAGCTTTGAGTTCAATACAAGATCGCTTCGTAACTTCGTGGTGGACACAGTCCAGCAGGAGGTAGCGCAGAGACTATTGCCATTGCTGAAGAAAGCCAGCAAAAAGGAGGAGACCATAGACTTTCAAGATGTTCTAGAGCGTTTTGCATTTGATAACATCTGCAAGGTGGCGTTTAATGAAGATCCTGCCTGCCTTACAGAAGAGGGGTTTGGCAATACAATATCCTCACGCTTCATGAAGGCCTTTGGAGAAGCACAGAACATCATTACAGAGCGGTTCCTGGATGCACTGAAAATCAGCTGGAGGATCAAAAGGCTGCTTAATATTGGCTCAGAAAGACGGTTGAAAGAATCAATTTCAATTGTCAACAACTATGCCATAAACATCATTCGATCAAGGAAGGAAAGAACTTTGGATCACTTGAGTGATCTTTTGTCTCGATTTGCTTCAAACAAAGATAACACAGAAGAATATCTTCGAGATGTGGTGGTAAGCTTCCTTACTGCTGGGCGTGAGACAACATCATCAGCACTGACATGGTTCTTCTGGCTCCTATCGGCAAGACCTGATGTGGAGAAAAAGATACTGGATGAAGTCAGATCAATCCGTGCCCTGAAACAGAAAACAAGTGAGACATTTAGTTTTGATGAGCTACGAGAGATGCACTACCTACATGCTGCCATATCAGAGTCGATGAGGTTGTATCCTCCCGTGCCCCTTGACACACAAACTTGCAAAGAAGATGACACCATGCCAGATGGAACATTGGTGCATAAAGGATGGTTTGTGACATACAATGCTTATGCTCTGGGAAGGCTGGAGGACATCTGGGGGAAGGACTGTAATGACTACAAGCCAGAGAGGTGGTTGGAAAATGGGGTTTTCCAGCCAGAAAATCCATTCAAGTATCCAGTGTTTCATGCCGGTCCAAGAATGTGCTTGGGGAAGGAGATGGCATACATACAGATGAAATCAATTGCTGCTTGTGCGCTTGAAAACTTTGAATTCAATGTTGTGGGGAGGGACAAAACTCCAGAATATCTACCCTCACTGACCCTGAGGATGAAAGGAGGTTTGCCTATTCAGGTTAGAGAAAGAGTTGATGTGATCAATTAA